Below is a window of Lentisphaera araneosa HTCC2155 DNA.
AAATACTGGCTACCCAGGTCTTTAATATTATGAACCCAATATTTAGTGCCGTTTTGAGTGGTAAACTTGTGAGTGTCATCCATCGCCCAGCAATGCATTGATTCATGCCATTTAACAACTTTTAAATTCTCTCGAGTTTTCTGTTCTTCATGATGTTCTTCTCTAAGTTCATTGATCCGTTCCTGAATTTGACGCTGACTCAAGCCTTCAGCTTTTAAAGCCTCATGAAATTTCTTACTACCATGAGTTCGTTTGATTTTATGCTCAAGGAAACGTTCTATATCCAAATACTCTGACCAATTAAACTCAAAAAGGTCGGGCTGAGGAGGCATCCAGGTACGCCAGCGGTCCAGCTTCTTAAAACCAAAGCCGTGGCTGACTTTAATTTCCTTAAAACTACTTTTTTTACTAATGACGTCCTGAATGAGCATAATGCTTATTTCCTTTTTTTTTGACGAATTACTTTATCCGCACTGCGCTTAGAAAGCTGACTGGGAATATCCCCGTTGAGAATCTCCTGAATCTTCAGGCTCTGTTCTTTGACAATGATCTGCTTTTGGAGGTCTTTCACCTGATCTTTGAGCTGCTCTTTTTCCTGATCCACCACTTTGCGAGGGCGTCCGGGCTCTCCTGGTATTAAAGACTGGTGCATGGCTTTTAGGGCTTTCTCTTCCAACTCGTAATAAGTCTGGCGGGAGACTCCCAATTCTTCGCAGACTTGGACTACAGTTTTCTGTCCCGATCTCACTTGGAAGATCTTGAGCATCGTTTCGTTGATCTCTCTCATCACTTTTTCCTATGGTTCCATCTCCTGATCCGATACGTGGGGAATGTGACGGCTGAGTAACTTCTCCAGGCGTGGACTTAGAGTGTTCTGCTTTGCTTCTTTCCTCGCTGGCTCCATGGCTTTTAAGATAGCCTCCATCGCCTGATCCTGCCAGCGTTGAAGAGAGTTGGCGTTGACTCCGAGGTTCCGGCAGATTTCGCTCTGACTCGAACTTTCCGTCCAAATAGATAGGACAGCCTCGGTCTTCTCCTGCGCTGTGAATATCTTCCGTTCCCGTTTCTTCTTCGGCCTCCCTCGCTTGCTTGATGGTGCTGGTACTGAGTTCGCTTTGAGATCCTGATTCATCTCCTCTTTCGGGTTCTTCGCTGTCATTTTCTTCTTCTCCTAAGACTTCAAATATTTGCTCTTTTCTTGCTTCAACACCATCTACATTGAGCTTTACTTTGCCTTTCTCAGCTTCTAGGACAACACTCTGACCATTCATCCTACCAACCATATAAAAGGGCTGTTCGCTACGGCCTCGCAGAGCTTGTTCCAGAGTGTTTTTTTCGATACCACGCTCAATTACTTGGCGGATTTCACTGGCTACCTCAAAATATCGATCCGCCGGACAAAGACCTCCAATCCCCTGATGAGGACGCTGATGGTTATAGTATTTGATCCACAAGGTAATTCTTTGTTGAGCCGTCTCCATGCAGTCGAACTGGCAACGATCGAGGAATTCAGTCCAAATCGTTTTCCAAAAGCGTTCAATTTTACCCAAAGTCATGGGATGGTGAGGCTGAGAACGAATATGTTTGATACGGTCTTTCTTGAGCTCTTTTTCGAAGCGGGTTGTCCCACGCCAGTTAGTATACTGACGCCCATTATCCGTGAGCATTTCCGCAGGACAATTATATTCTCCGGTCGCCCGACGGTAGACTTCCAAAAGGTTCTCAGCTGTTTGACGACGGTAAAGGCCTA
It encodes the following:
- a CDS encoding transposase; the protein is MTAKNPKEEMNQDLKANSVPAPSSKRGRPKKKRERKIFTAQEKTEAVLSIWTESSSQSEICRNLGVNANSLQRWQDQAMEAILKAMEPARKEAKQNTLSPRLEKLLSRHIPHVSDQEMEP